GGACAGCATAAATACATTTATTCACCACAGACACGAGTTCGATATGAAACTTATCCAGGATTGGATTATGTTCTAAATATTCCTGAAAATACTTTATCTGTAAAACAACAATGGGGTATTTCAACTGGAATAGAACATCTTTTTACTCCAACCGCAAAATGGACTCCGAATATTTATTTCGCGTATAAATATATTATTCAATGACAGTGTAGGTATTTACGCTAATGTGCCGATATATAAAATGCGGTGTAAATCGTACTAAAATATAAAAAATCAAATGAAAACAAAATATATTTGTGTAAGATGAGGATATGTTGTTTAAATAATAGGGTATATCCCCTTTAAAAAATATGGAGGTGAATGTTTTGAGAGTAGAAGCTTATAATACGTATGCATCAATAATTTACCAAGGCAATAAAGTTAACAAAAGAATGCCTAACTTTGCGCCACAAGACAGTTTATATGCAGAGAGTCTAAACGACGAATCTAAACAGCTTAAAAATGTATATTACGACGTGAGTGAATTTAACCCTTTGAATTTTTTAGGTACAACATACACAAATTCAAAAGCTATTGAATCAGCACAAGTTCAAGAAAATTCTATTAACTTAACACCCGGAACCACAGTAAGCCTTGGTGAATATTCTGGGCAGGATGTTGTATTGCATGTTGGTGATAGTTCTATTAGCATGTTTTGGGGTTCAAATCCGATAGGCAGTGATTATAGCAAAAGAATCACGGATTATATAAATCAGATGATAAATTATGCTGTTGATAAATACGGATTCCCTGACATGTCAAAATTAACGAAAGAACAAGTCGCTCAACTTTGGAAAGTTGAAAAGAATCAACAAAATGTTATATATAAATTAGGGGGACCAGAAGAATATGATTATTTAACCAAAATAGGCGGTGCAGTAGACTGCTTAATACGTGTAGCGAATGGCCAAATGCCAATGGCTTCGTTAAGTCATGACGTGTATGAAAAAATCAAAACAGGTTTGGATAAAATGGGGATAGATACTTCAAGACCATTTTATGTTAATGGACAGAAATTTGTATTTTCAGATGACGGAGTTTTGAGATATGCTTAACATATACTTTGTAGGAAAAGCCTGACGGATGCCGTTGGGCTTTTTTTATCACTACAAACACTATCCCCTACCCAAACATATAATGTATTGTACTTCTATTTGTAATATGTTCTTTTTAAATTTGCCTATATTATATCATTAATTGTTTAAGCTGTGAAGTGGTGCAGGGATTCTTCCGCCTCTTTCTATGAAATCTTTCGGTGAGAAGCTGTTTACTTTCATAACAGGTGCATGGCCTAAAAGACCGCCAAATTCTACGTGGTCACCTTCTTTTTTGCCGGGAGCTGGAATGATTCTTACAGCAGTCGTCTTCTTGTTTATCATGCCTATTGCCATTTCGTCGGCTATTATGGCTGATATGGTCTCGTAAGGTGTGTCTCCCGGAATTGCGATCATGTCAAGGCCTACAGAGCATACACATGTCATGGCTTCTAGTTTTTCTAGTGATAAGGCACCCGCTTCAACAGCGTCTATCATTCCAGCGTCTTCACTTACAGGTATGAATGCACCGCTTAAGCCTCCAACGTATGATGATGCCATGACACCGCCTTTTTTTACAGCGTCGTTTAAAAGGGCTAGTGCTGCTGTAGTTCCATGTGAACCGCATTTTGAAAGCCCCATTGACTCAAGTATGTTTGCTATGCTGTCACCTATTTCTGGAGTCGGAGCCAAAGATAAGTCAAGTATTCCAAATGATGTACCTAGTCGCTCTGCAGCAAGACGTCCTATGAGTTCACCAGCACGCGTTATTTTGAAAGATGTCTTCTTGATTGTTTCAGATATTTGACCGAAATCTGATTTTTTGTCAAGCTTTGATAATGCCGCGAGAACTACACCTGGTCCGCTAACACCGACATTTATGACACATTCTCCTTCGCCGACGCCGTGAAATGCTCCTGCCATAAAGGGGTTATCTTCAGGTGCATTGCAGAACACAACGAGCTTGGCAGCACCTATACCGTCATTTTCTTTTGTAAGCTCTGCTGTGTCTTTTATTATTTTTCCCATTAAAGCTACTGCATCCATGTTTATGCCTGCTTTAGTCGTCGCAAGGTTTACAGATGAACACACTCTTTCAGTTGATGAAAGTGCTTTTGGTATCGAATTAATAAGATTTATATCACCATTTGTAAAGCCCTTGTGTACAAGTGCTGAATAGCCTCCAATGAAATTTACACCAACAGCTTTAGCAGCAAAATCAAGCGATGCTGCTACTTTAACAAAATCATCGGTTGATTTAAGACTTTCTGCCACAATTGCTATAGGTGTAACAGATATACGCTTATTAACAATAGGGATACCGAACTCGGATTCAAGGTCTTCCGCTACTTTAACTAAATTTTCTGCTCTTTTTGTCACTTTATCATAAATTTTTCTTGATATGGTATTGGCGTCATTGCCCGTACAATCTCTCAAACTAATTCCCATCGTTATTGTCCTTATATCGAGCTTTTCTGATTGAACCATTCGGATGGTTTCTTTTATTTCGTCAAATGCAAATCCCAAATTATATCATCCCTTTCAAAACACGTCATATGTATTGCATTGTGTTAAGAATTCGATTTATCAAATCCTTTTTACATCAAAGTCTATGCATAGCTCTAAAGATATCTTCTTTCTGGATATCGATCTTAACTCCCATCTCTTCGCCGAGCTTATTAAGATTCTGTTTTAGAATACCAAATTCTTTTGTTGACTTTCTTAAATCAACTATCATTATCATAGTAAAAATATCCTTCAAAATTGTCTGGCTAATATCGAGGATATTTACATTGCTTTCTGCTAATAATTTCGAAACAGAATAGATTATTCCAACTCTGTCAACGCCAATAACGGATATTATAGCCTTTTGTACATCCATGTAGAAACACTCCCTTCATATTTGTACATAGTATACTATATGATGAACATGTATGCAATACATAAAACTATGATTTTAATAATGAGTGTAATATAATTAATAATGGTGTCTTAGTAAAACAAAAGACTTTTTTCATTCTATAATTTTGTTATTTATTTTATACATAATAAAAAAAGAAAAATAAAAGAGATAAGAATTGGAGGTTAAATGATGAGGCTTAAAAATTACATTCCGTATTTATCAGCTATTACGACATCAACAATATTTGGATTTTCTTTTATGTTTACATCTATCGGGCTTCAAATTGTAAAACCGATGGACTTAATTGCATACAGATTTTTAGCGGCTGCTATTGTAATGACTGTTTTATGGGCGATGAGGCTTATTAAATTAGATTACAAAGGAAAAAATTTGACATCTGTAGTATTGCTGTCACTATGCGAGCCGGTAATTTATTTTATATTTGAGACATATGGCATAAAAAACACTACATCATCACAATCGGGATTA
This portion of the Thermoanaerobacterium sp. RBIITD genome encodes:
- a CDS encoding PFL family protein, whose protein sequence is MGFAFDEIKETIRMVQSEKLDIRTITMGISLRDCTGNDANTISRKIYDKVTKRAENLVKVAEDLESEFGIPIVNKRISVTPIAIVAESLKSTDDFVKVAASLDFAAKAVGVNFIGGYSALVHKGFTNGDINLINSIPKALSSTERVCSSVNLATTKAGINMDAVALMGKIIKDTAELTKENDGIGAAKLVVFCNAPEDNPFMAGAFHGVGEGECVINVGVSGPGVVLAALSKLDKKSDFGQISETIKKTSFKITRAGELIGRLAAERLGTSFGILDLSLAPTPEIGDSIANILESMGLSKCGSHGTTAALALLNDAVKKGGVMASSYVGGLSGAFIPVSEDAGMIDAVEAGALSLEKLEAMTCVCSVGLDMIAIPGDTPYETISAIIADEMAIGMINKKTTAVRIIPAPGKKEGDHVEFGGLLGHAPVMKVNSFSPKDFIERGGRIPAPLHSLNN
- a CDS encoding ACT domain-containing protein codes for the protein MDVQKAIISVIGVDRVGIIYSVSKLLAESNVNILDISQTILKDIFTMIMIVDLRKSTKEFGILKQNLNKLGEEMGVKIDIQKEDIFRAMHRL